The proteins below are encoded in one region of Engystomops pustulosus chromosome 8, aEngPut4.maternal, whole genome shotgun sequence:
- the RAI1 gene encoding retinoic acid-induced protein 1 isoform X2, whose product MQSFRERCGFHGNQQNYQPSSQDSSRLENYRHQSHPGLNCVRQRQMTKGYYAQTSYQGYENNTGEKYPRGDKHMNVQQLQGRVSFASFPEGNVYPGQYTGEDGMQNWGQSQAMSGAKYEENVIKKTPGESRGYQDPTGQIQFRSHSLHHPQQPNLPYTKLPRQKVQNDVPSSPLPFTQSSHFNQNFPTSTYSSVPGSSPVSHSFKSCTAPSNPPHDRAMATASQRVQSMHGYQSSRMASFEQTQRHTQETLHYQSMAKYHGQHYSQQGQAYCQAETPSRTPEQYYQAFSPSASHSPARSVGRSPSYSSTPSPLMPNIENFQYNQQQHNANTFPMGISDHSHYMPLLNPSPTGTSSPESQTKNLQNDKIPETLLSDLSLQSLTALTSQVENISTTVQQLLMTKSGIPQKKAIKTSPRTPEQMKGQHCSSESSAYSSEPMGTPLSETLGTPQSVHAEVQDTDYLSGSDDQLERNYLYCGPGRSPARSNSTKMKPESLSTCSVTSPDNMSTKSDDSFQSIHANLPLETFAKLVSSERECPHLLVNALSQEELSTEIIALQDAIENEKAEKAWVDSPELDNSSPKSPFPDHTCVESVVKTTWSVQENVQMFSETLKKVAPEKTPLRNHDDFNKDYYEKKEFKTSNEKVAEENTENSVVVGTGKNVEPVTSSASYTSYSNTVANSNCAKNSDPFDWPDKNMSESCLRWKEIELTLRSADLQKGLFQCKESKVDSQLDVPDVETTLENDSGEEFNKEVAEEMAYPEDSKDHEKWLEDTRDCYTEDDFQDIPDLPSQKESNLEPEDYSSLCDFSERKSFIYDESITKPTRGSEALSSINTPESIENPGAEEKENLVGPSHLSCNSIMLLGPAVETESKVKSWFESTIPHIDDTKEKVEEDIVDNVPDVETLQEAEEKKTDFMIDQPPPKTEEVVEKKSLRGRRSHCRIAEKSEPAAPVHTATESNNKPESEEHKGPTTECTDEIPVISKVPLTEVTPARMCTRSSTAKVELQGGGTGLKAPPQEKVTKKGAFGEKERAPYKMGRRGGKNALKLVPESNDENVFLQQNNTPTILSGTKKSKDNGFSILKDERSMILRSRSKKQELFPAKRRRGKKGMNFVLKKRSTLKKIIANNCTAADTFQMMPKVRKRMKLTNPAVGINVKNSERPLHSLKRKSNLISPVPTKKRNLIIRTKKTKEQKSETPPNLFKKIKPAKKEKKVKLAIAAKKNCKVILSAPSVRLTQDVCLKMTSRGSHHGPMKTKVLPPRKGRGLKLEAIVQKITSPNQKKHGATMAGSMNALASNSSCLSSIAQGRDNKNGSLLMPEANTKMTAQVLTSSDSSKTELETHNGSCQGSSHKPLKGKQLYKKKATQNSLHGDTGLNSVAKREGKCPRPKKTNAIPKKKFRRGRTKSSPSTSKKSPRKLLGSSPSVLLTSKDKALSDNILMSSKFRSSECKQAGPKERCSNPDTSVEALSQTRPRKKSKYPSFNGYTKRQRKCPPQSRSTSQAPVTKRRSKRQNIPLVAPKEPEIKLKYVSSKPVRAERVRLFSPYIKLERKNAFVTTCTVVNSSGDELRLLKERSAVHSSSPLVTFSSQGSLPVSSRMQLGPLVCKSVSSGCLLCCLCRCPANYKDLGDLCGPYYPMDCLPNKKPRPKDKVKPEDTSTEKSSKTVDSPCTTGSVRTSCTDSGATDLVKHSNLRCSARAMLRKLPSCYCCSKKTEGADAEKPKRHHCSKSSESHSQEPETQEHWVHEACAVWTSGVYLVAGKLYGVHEAIQMTASGAVC is encoded by the exons ATGCAGTCTTTTCGGGAAAGGTGTGGTTTCCACGGCAACCAGCAGAACTACCAACCATCTTCACAGGATTCCTCACGCCTGGAGAATTACAGGCATCAAAGTCACCCGGGGCTCAACTGTGTGCGTCAGAGACAGATGACCAAAGGCTACTATGCCCAGACGTCCTATCAAGGTTACGAGAACAATACTGGGGAGAAGTACCCCCGCGGTGACAAGCACATGAATGTCCAGCAGCTCCAAGGCAGGGTCTCTTTTGCCAGTTTCCCTGAGGGCAATGTGTACCCAGGACAGTATACCGGAGAGGATGGGATGCAAAACTGGGGGCAATCTCAGGCTATGAGTGGGGCAAAATACGAGGAAAACGTAATAAAGAAGACCCCTGGAGAAAGCCGGGGGTATCAAGATCCAACTGGACAGATACAGTTCCGTTCCCACTCTCTACACCACCCCCAACAACCAAATCTTCCTTACACTAAGCTTCCACGGCAGAAGGTCCAGAATGACGTCCCATCTTCCCCCTTGCCTTTTACCCAGTCCTCCCACTTCAATCAGAATTTCCCCACTTCCACGTACTCCTCCGTACCAGGGAGCAGCCCTGTTTCTCATTCCTTTAAAAGTTGCACAGCCCCTTCTAACCCTCCTCATGACCGTGCTATGGCTACCGCCAGCCAACGGGTGCAATCCATGCATGGATACCAGTCGTCTAGAATGGCTTCCTTTGAGCAAACGCAGCGCCATACACAGGAAACTTTGCACTACCAGAGCATGGCTAAGTACCATGGACAACATTACAGCCAACAAGGCCAAGCGTATTGTCAAGCCGAGACTCCCAGCAGAACTCCAGAACAGTATTATCAAGCATTCAGTCCAAGTGCCAGCCATTCCCCAGCCCGCTCTGTGGGCAGATCCCCATCCTATAGTTCTACCCCCTCTCCACTAATGCCAAACATTGAGAACTTTCAATACAACCAGCAACAGCATAACGCGAACACATTCCCTATGGGTATTTCTGATCATAGCCACTACATGCCTCTATTGAATCCTTCACCTACGGGCACCTCCAGCCCAGAGTCTCAAACAAAAAACTTGCAGAATGACAAAATCCCAGAGACCTTGCTGTCTGACCTCAGTTTGCAAAGTCTTACAGCCCTCACTTCACAGGTGGAGAACATCTCAACAACAGTTCAGCAACTTCTTATGACCAAGTCTGGCATTCCACAGAAGAAAGCGATTAAGACATCTCCCAGGACTCCAGAGCAAATGAAAGGACAGCATTGCAGTTCAGAGAGTAGTGCCTACTCATCTGAACCAATGGGGACACCTCTTTCTGAAACCCTTGGTACCCCACAATCTGTCCATGCTGAGGTTCAAGACACAGACTACCTTAGTGGCTCTGATGACCAGCTTGAGAGGAACTACTTGTATTGTGGTCCTGGACGAAGCCCAGCAAGGTCCAACAGTACCAAAATGAAGCCAGAGTCCCTCTCTacatgttctgtgacatcacctgacaacATGTCTACAAAATCTGACGATTCGTTTCAAAGCATACATGCCAACCTTCCCTTGGAAACCTTCGCAAAACTAGTGAGCAGTGAGAGAGAATGCCCACACTTACTGGTCAACGCTTTATCCCAAGAGGAGTTGTCTACAGAAATCATAGCTTTACAAGATGCTATTGAAAACGAGAAAGCAGAGAAGGCTTGGGTGGATTCTCCAGAATTGGATAACAGTTCGCCCAAATCACCATTTCCTGATCATACCTGTGTGGAATCAGTGGTCAAAACGACATGGTCCGTTCAGGAGAATGTACAAATGTTTTCGGAAACTTTGAAGAAAGTCGCACCAGAAAAAACTCCTCTGAGGAATCATGATGACTTCAACAAGGACTACTATGAGAAGAAGGAATTTAAAACATCTAATGAAAAAGTTGCAGAAGAAAACACTGAAAATTCTGTTGTTGTTGGCACAGGGAAGAATGTGGAGCCTGTAACATCTAgtgccagctataccagttaCTCAAATACGGTGGCCAACTCAAATTGTGCAAAAAATTCTGATCCCTTTGACTGGCCTGACAAAAATATGTCTGAATCTTGCCTTCGGTGGAAGGAAATTGAGCTAACTCTTCGTTCTGCAGATCTGCAAAAAGGGTTGTTTCAATGCAAGGAAAGTAAAGTTGATAGCCAGCTAGACGTGCCCGATGTTGAGACAACTCTTGAAAATGACTCTGGAGAAGAGTTTAATAAAGAGGTGGCAGAAGAAATGGCTTATCCAGAAGATAGCAAAGACCATGAAAAGTGGTTGGAGGATACCAGAGACTGTTACACTGAAGATGATTTCCAAGACATACCTGATCTGCCGTCCCAGAAGGAATCTAATCTAGAACCAGAAGACTATTCCtctctgtgtgacttctctgaaaGAAAATCTTTTATTTATGATGAGTCTATTACAAAACCAACTAGGGGATCTGAAGCATTGTCCTCCATAAACACACCGGAGTCGATTGAAAATCCAGGTGCCGAAGAGAAAGAGAATTTGGTTGGACCTTCCCATTTGTCTTGTAATTCTATCATGTTGCTTGGCCCTGCTGTCGAAACGGAGTCAAAGGTGAAAAGCTGGTTTGAATCCACAATACCACACATCGATGACACAAAAGAAAAGGTTGAAGAAGACATTGTAGACAATGTGCCAGACGTTGAAACCCTTCAAGaagctgaagaaaaaaaaacagactttATGATTGACCAACCACCTCCAAAAACTGAAGAAGTAGTTGAAAAGAAATCTCTGCGTGGTCGAAGGAGTCACTGTAGAATTGCCGAAAAGTCTGAGCCTGCCGCCCCTGTTCATACTGCAACTGAATCAAATAATAAACCTGAATCTGAAGAACATAAAGGTCCAACAACAGAATGTACAGATGAAATACCAGTAATCAGTAAGGTTCCTCTGACCGAAGTGACTCCAGCAAGGATGTGCACCCGTTCCTCTACTGCCAAAGTTGAACTTCAAGGAGGTGGAACAGGTCTTAAGGCACCCCCTCAAGAAAAGGTGACAAAGAAAGGAGCATTTGGCGAGAAAGAGAGGGCCCCATATAAAATGGGAAGGAGAGGTGGGAAGAATGCCCTGAAATTGGTACCAGAATCAAATGACGAAAATGTGTTTCTACAGCAAAACAACACACCCACAATCCTCAGTGGCACTAAGAAATCAAAAGATAATGGCTTCAGCATTCTGAAGGATGAACGATCCATGATTCTAAGGTCAAGAAGCAAGAAACAGGAGCTTTTTCCTGCCAAGAGAAGAAGAGGAAAGAAGGGAATGAACTTTGTCCTGAAGAAGCGTTCAACCTTAAAGAAGATAATCGCCAACAATTGCACAGCCGCCGATACATTTCAGATGATGCCGAAAGTCAGGAAAAGGATGAAGCTCACAAACCCGGCAGTGGGGATAAATGTCAAAAATTCTGAGCGGCCACTGCATTCCCTGAAGAGAAAGTCAAACTTGATCTCTCCGGTCCCAACCAAAAAACGAAACCTGATCATACGCACCAAAAAGACTAAAGAACAGAAGTCAGAGACTCCTCCCAATTTATTCAAAAAAATTAAGCCAGCCAAAAAAGAGAAGAAGGTCAAGTTAGCAATAGCAGCAAAGAAAAACTGTAAGGTCATCCTAAGTGCCCCCTCTGTGCGATTAACCCAAGACGTTTGCCTGAAGATGACCTCACGTGGGTCACATCATGGGCCAATGAAGACAAAGGTCTTACCTCCGAGAAAAGGCAGAGGTTTGAAACTGGAAGCCATTGTTCAAAAAATTACATCACCAAATCAGAAGAAGCACGGTGCTACCATGGCAGGGTCAATGAATGCTTTGGCTTCTAACAGCAGTTGTTTGAGTAGTATTGCCCAAGGAAGAGATAATAAAAATGGCTCCTTACTTATGCCAGAAGCTAACACAAAGATGACGGCTCAGGTTTTGACGTCTAGTGATTCTTCGAAAACAGAGCTTGAAACACATAATGGGAGCTGTCAGGGGTCGAGCCACAAACCCCTTAAGGGAAAACAGCTCTACAAAAAGAAAGCAACCCAAAATTCACTACATGGAGATACTGGTTTAAATAGTGTGGCCAAGAGGGAGGGCAAATGCCCACGCCCAAAAAAAACTAATGCTATTCCCAAAAAGAAGTTCAGGAGAGGAAGAACCAAAAGTTCCCCAAGCACTTCTAAAAAATCACCAAGGAAGCTCCTTGGTTCTTCTCCTTCTGTACTTCTTACATCTAAAGATAAAGCTCTGTCAGACAATATTCTGATGTCCAGCAAGTTCCGCTCAAGTGAATGCAAACAGGCCGGACCCAAAGAGAGATGCAGCAATCCTGACACATCTGTGGAAGCCTTGTCCCAAACCAGACCGAGGAAAAAATCCAAGTATCCATCCTTCAATGGCTACACCAAGAGGCAACGCAAGTGTCCTCCGCAAAGCAGGTCCACCAGCCAAGCCCCTGTCACCAAGCGGAGGTCAAAGAGACAAAACATTCCTCTTGTTGcacccaaagagccagagattaAATTGAAGTATGTGTCCTCCAAGCCGGTCCGGGCTGAAAGAGTCCGCCTCTTCTCCCCATATATTAAGCTGGagagaaaaaatgcctttgttactACTTGCACTGTCGTCAATTCCTCTGGCGACGAGCTGCGGTTATTGAAGGAGAGGAGTGCAGTCCATTCTTCTTCTCCATTGGTCACTTTTTCCAGTCAAGGTTCTCTACCCGTTTCTTCTAGGATGCAGTTGGGACCTCTAGTGTGCAAGTCGGTGAGCTCTGGTTGTCTCCTCTGCTGTCTGTGCCGTTGCCCCGCCAACTATAAAGACTTGGGTGATCTTTGTGGCCCCTATTATCCCATGGACTGTTTACCTAACAAGAAACCAAGGCCTAAGGATAAAGTCAAACCAGAGGACACCTCAACAGAAAAGTCCTCCAAGACTGTAGACTCTCCTTGCACAACAGGGAGTGTGAGGACGTCTTGCACAGACAGTGGAGCTACTGACCTTGTCAAACACAGCAATCTCCGCTGTAGTGCCCGCGCAATGCTCAGGAAGCTGCCCAGCTGTTACTGCTGTAGTAAAAAGACTGAGGGGGCAGACGCTGAGAAGCCCAAGAGGCACCACTGCAGCAAAAGCTCCGAGTCTCATTCACAGGAGCCCGAGACGCAGGAGCACTGGGTCCATGAAGCCTGTGCGGTGTGGACCAGCGGAGTCTACCTGGTGGCGGGAAAACTTTACGGTGTCCATGAAGCTATACAGATGACAGCTTCAGGA GCTGTTTGTTAA
- the RAI1 gene encoding retinoic acid-induced protein 1 isoform X1: MQSFRERCGFHGNQQNYQPSSQDSSRLENYRHQSHPGLNCVRQRQMTKGYYAQTSYQGYENNTGEKYPRGDKHMNVQQLQGRVSFASFPEGNVYPGQYTGEDGMQNWGQSQAMSGAKYEENVIKKTPGESRGYQDPTGQIQFRSHSLHHPQQPNLPYTKLPRQKVQNDVPSSPLPFTQSSHFNQNFPTSTYSSVPGSSPVSHSFKSCTAPSNPPHDRAMATASQRVQSMHGYQSSRMASFEQTQRHTQETLHYQSMAKYHGQHYSQQGQAYCQAETPSRTPEQYYQAFSPSASHSPARSVGRSPSYSSTPSPLMPNIENFQYNQQQHNANTFPMGISDHSHYMPLLNPSPTGTSSPESQTKNLQNDKIPETLLSDLSLQSLTALTSQVENISTTVQQLLMTKSGIPQKKAIKTSPRTPEQMKGQHCSSESSAYSSEPMGTPLSETLGTPQSVHAEVQDTDYLSGSDDQLERNYLYCGPGRSPARSNSTKMKPESLSTCSVTSPDNMSTKSDDSFQSIHANLPLETFAKLVSSERECPHLLVNALSQEELSTEIIALQDAIENEKAEKAWVDSPELDNSSPKSPFPDHTCVESVVKTTWSVQENVQMFSETLKKVAPEKTPLRNHDDFNKDYYEKKEFKTSNEKVAEENTENSVVVGTGKNVEPVTSSASYTSYSNTVANSNCAKNSDPFDWPDKNMSESCLRWKEIELTLRSADLQKGLFQCKESKVDSQLDVPDVETTLENDSGEEFNKEVAEEMAYPEDSKDHEKWLEDTRDCYTEDDFQDIPDLPSQKESNLEPEDYSSLCDFSERKSFIYDESITKPTRGSEALSSINTPESIENPGAEEKENLVGPSHLSCNSIMLLGPAVETESKVKSWFESTIPHIDDTKEKVEEDIVDNVPDVETLQEAEEKKTDFMIDQPPPKTEEVVEKKSLRGRRSHCRIAEKSEPAAPVHTATESNNKPESEEHKGPTTECTDEIPVISKVPLTEVTPARMCTRSSTAKVELQGGGTGLKAPPQEKVTKKGAFGEKERAPYKMGRRGGKNALKLVPESNDENVFLQQNNTPTILSGTKKSKDNGFSILKDERSMILRSRSKKQELFPAKRRRGKKGMNFVLKKRSTLKKIIANNCTAADTFQMMPKVRKRMKLTNPAVGINVKNSERPLHSLKRKSNLISPVPTKKRNLIIRTKKTKEQKSETPPNLFKKIKPAKKEKKVKLAIAAKKNCKVILSAPSVRLTQDVCLKMTSRGSHHGPMKTKVLPPRKGRGLKLEAIVQKITSPNQKKHGATMAGSMNALASNSSCLSSIAQGRDNKNGSLLMPEANTKMTAQVLTSSDSSKTELETHNGSCQGSSHKPLKGKQLYKKKATQNSLHGDTGLNSVAKREGKCPRPKKTNAIPKKKFRRGRTKSSPSTSKKSPRKLLGSSPSVLLTSKDKALSDNILMSSKFRSSECKQAGPKERCSNPDTSVEALSQTRPRKKSKYPSFNGYTKRQRKCPPQSRSTSQAPVTKRRSKRQNIPLVAPKEPEIKLKYVSSKPVRAERVRLFSPYIKLERKNAFVTTCTVVNSSGDELRLLKERSAVHSSSPLVTFSSQGSLPVSSRMQLGPLVCKSVSSGCLLCCLCRCPANYKDLGDLCGPYYPMDCLPNKKPRPKDKVKPEDTSTEKSSKTVDSPCTTGSVRTSCTDSGATDLVKHSNLRCSARAMLRKLPSCYCCSKKTEGADAEKPKRHHCSKSSESHSQEPETQEHWVHEACAVWTSGVYLVAGKLYGVHEAIQMTASGLCPRCQKPGATVGCNHKGCTQTYHYTCATEAGCLLNEENFSLRCPKHKRHLV; encoded by the exons ATGCAGTCTTTTCGGGAAAGGTGTGGTTTCCACGGCAACCAGCAGAACTACCAACCATCTTCACAGGATTCCTCACGCCTGGAGAATTACAGGCATCAAAGTCACCCGGGGCTCAACTGTGTGCGTCAGAGACAGATGACCAAAGGCTACTATGCCCAGACGTCCTATCAAGGTTACGAGAACAATACTGGGGAGAAGTACCCCCGCGGTGACAAGCACATGAATGTCCAGCAGCTCCAAGGCAGGGTCTCTTTTGCCAGTTTCCCTGAGGGCAATGTGTACCCAGGACAGTATACCGGAGAGGATGGGATGCAAAACTGGGGGCAATCTCAGGCTATGAGTGGGGCAAAATACGAGGAAAACGTAATAAAGAAGACCCCTGGAGAAAGCCGGGGGTATCAAGATCCAACTGGACAGATACAGTTCCGTTCCCACTCTCTACACCACCCCCAACAACCAAATCTTCCTTACACTAAGCTTCCACGGCAGAAGGTCCAGAATGACGTCCCATCTTCCCCCTTGCCTTTTACCCAGTCCTCCCACTTCAATCAGAATTTCCCCACTTCCACGTACTCCTCCGTACCAGGGAGCAGCCCTGTTTCTCATTCCTTTAAAAGTTGCACAGCCCCTTCTAACCCTCCTCATGACCGTGCTATGGCTACCGCCAGCCAACGGGTGCAATCCATGCATGGATACCAGTCGTCTAGAATGGCTTCCTTTGAGCAAACGCAGCGCCATACACAGGAAACTTTGCACTACCAGAGCATGGCTAAGTACCATGGACAACATTACAGCCAACAAGGCCAAGCGTATTGTCAAGCCGAGACTCCCAGCAGAACTCCAGAACAGTATTATCAAGCATTCAGTCCAAGTGCCAGCCATTCCCCAGCCCGCTCTGTGGGCAGATCCCCATCCTATAGTTCTACCCCCTCTCCACTAATGCCAAACATTGAGAACTTTCAATACAACCAGCAACAGCATAACGCGAACACATTCCCTATGGGTATTTCTGATCATAGCCACTACATGCCTCTATTGAATCCTTCACCTACGGGCACCTCCAGCCCAGAGTCTCAAACAAAAAACTTGCAGAATGACAAAATCCCAGAGACCTTGCTGTCTGACCTCAGTTTGCAAAGTCTTACAGCCCTCACTTCACAGGTGGAGAACATCTCAACAACAGTTCAGCAACTTCTTATGACCAAGTCTGGCATTCCACAGAAGAAAGCGATTAAGACATCTCCCAGGACTCCAGAGCAAATGAAAGGACAGCATTGCAGTTCAGAGAGTAGTGCCTACTCATCTGAACCAATGGGGACACCTCTTTCTGAAACCCTTGGTACCCCACAATCTGTCCATGCTGAGGTTCAAGACACAGACTACCTTAGTGGCTCTGATGACCAGCTTGAGAGGAACTACTTGTATTGTGGTCCTGGACGAAGCCCAGCAAGGTCCAACAGTACCAAAATGAAGCCAGAGTCCCTCTCTacatgttctgtgacatcacctgacaacATGTCTACAAAATCTGACGATTCGTTTCAAAGCATACATGCCAACCTTCCCTTGGAAACCTTCGCAAAACTAGTGAGCAGTGAGAGAGAATGCCCACACTTACTGGTCAACGCTTTATCCCAAGAGGAGTTGTCTACAGAAATCATAGCTTTACAAGATGCTATTGAAAACGAGAAAGCAGAGAAGGCTTGGGTGGATTCTCCAGAATTGGATAACAGTTCGCCCAAATCACCATTTCCTGATCATACCTGTGTGGAATCAGTGGTCAAAACGACATGGTCCGTTCAGGAGAATGTACAAATGTTTTCGGAAACTTTGAAGAAAGTCGCACCAGAAAAAACTCCTCTGAGGAATCATGATGACTTCAACAAGGACTACTATGAGAAGAAGGAATTTAAAACATCTAATGAAAAAGTTGCAGAAGAAAACACTGAAAATTCTGTTGTTGTTGGCACAGGGAAGAATGTGGAGCCTGTAACATCTAgtgccagctataccagttaCTCAAATACGGTGGCCAACTCAAATTGTGCAAAAAATTCTGATCCCTTTGACTGGCCTGACAAAAATATGTCTGAATCTTGCCTTCGGTGGAAGGAAATTGAGCTAACTCTTCGTTCTGCAGATCTGCAAAAAGGGTTGTTTCAATGCAAGGAAAGTAAAGTTGATAGCCAGCTAGACGTGCCCGATGTTGAGACAACTCTTGAAAATGACTCTGGAGAAGAGTTTAATAAAGAGGTGGCAGAAGAAATGGCTTATCCAGAAGATAGCAAAGACCATGAAAAGTGGTTGGAGGATACCAGAGACTGTTACACTGAAGATGATTTCCAAGACATACCTGATCTGCCGTCCCAGAAGGAATCTAATCTAGAACCAGAAGACTATTCCtctctgtgtgacttctctgaaaGAAAATCTTTTATTTATGATGAGTCTATTACAAAACCAACTAGGGGATCTGAAGCATTGTCCTCCATAAACACACCGGAGTCGATTGAAAATCCAGGTGCCGAAGAGAAAGAGAATTTGGTTGGACCTTCCCATTTGTCTTGTAATTCTATCATGTTGCTTGGCCCTGCTGTCGAAACGGAGTCAAAGGTGAAAAGCTGGTTTGAATCCACAATACCACACATCGATGACACAAAAGAAAAGGTTGAAGAAGACATTGTAGACAATGTGCCAGACGTTGAAACCCTTCAAGaagctgaagaaaaaaaaacagactttATGATTGACCAACCACCTCCAAAAACTGAAGAAGTAGTTGAAAAGAAATCTCTGCGTGGTCGAAGGAGTCACTGTAGAATTGCCGAAAAGTCTGAGCCTGCCGCCCCTGTTCATACTGCAACTGAATCAAATAATAAACCTGAATCTGAAGAACATAAAGGTCCAACAACAGAATGTACAGATGAAATACCAGTAATCAGTAAGGTTCCTCTGACCGAAGTGACTCCAGCAAGGATGTGCACCCGTTCCTCTACTGCCAAAGTTGAACTTCAAGGAGGTGGAACAGGTCTTAAGGCACCCCCTCAAGAAAAGGTGACAAAGAAAGGAGCATTTGGCGAGAAAGAGAGGGCCCCATATAAAATGGGAAGGAGAGGTGGGAAGAATGCCCTGAAATTGGTACCAGAATCAAATGACGAAAATGTGTTTCTACAGCAAAACAACACACCCACAATCCTCAGTGGCACTAAGAAATCAAAAGATAATGGCTTCAGCATTCTGAAGGATGAACGATCCATGATTCTAAGGTCAAGAAGCAAGAAACAGGAGCTTTTTCCTGCCAAGAGAAGAAGAGGAAAGAAGGGAATGAACTTTGTCCTGAAGAAGCGTTCAACCTTAAAGAAGATAATCGCCAACAATTGCACAGCCGCCGATACATTTCAGATGATGCCGAAAGTCAGGAAAAGGATGAAGCTCACAAACCCGGCAGTGGGGATAAATGTCAAAAATTCTGAGCGGCCACTGCATTCCCTGAAGAGAAAGTCAAACTTGATCTCTCCGGTCCCAACCAAAAAACGAAACCTGATCATACGCACCAAAAAGACTAAAGAACAGAAGTCAGAGACTCCTCCCAATTTATTCAAAAAAATTAAGCCAGCCAAAAAAGAGAAGAAGGTCAAGTTAGCAATAGCAGCAAAGAAAAACTGTAAGGTCATCCTAAGTGCCCCCTCTGTGCGATTAACCCAAGACGTTTGCCTGAAGATGACCTCACGTGGGTCACATCATGGGCCAATGAAGACAAAGGTCTTACCTCCGAGAAAAGGCAGAGGTTTGAAACTGGAAGCCATTGTTCAAAAAATTACATCACCAAATCAGAAGAAGCACGGTGCTACCATGGCAGGGTCAATGAATGCTTTGGCTTCTAACAGCAGTTGTTTGAGTAGTATTGCCCAAGGAAGAGATAATAAAAATGGCTCCTTACTTATGCCAGAAGCTAACACAAAGATGACGGCTCAGGTTTTGACGTCTAGTGATTCTTCGAAAACAGAGCTTGAAACACATAATGGGAGCTGTCAGGGGTCGAGCCACAAACCCCTTAAGGGAAAACAGCTCTACAAAAAGAAAGCAACCCAAAATTCACTACATGGAGATACTGGTTTAAATAGTGTGGCCAAGAGGGAGGGCAAATGCCCACGCCCAAAAAAAACTAATGCTATTCCCAAAAAGAAGTTCAGGAGAGGAAGAACCAAAAGTTCCCCAAGCACTTCTAAAAAATCACCAAGGAAGCTCCTTGGTTCTTCTCCTTCTGTACTTCTTACATCTAAAGATAAAGCTCTGTCAGACAATATTCTGATGTCCAGCAAGTTCCGCTCAAGTGAATGCAAACAGGCCGGACCCAAAGAGAGATGCAGCAATCCTGACACATCTGTGGAAGCCTTGTCCCAAACCAGACCGAGGAAAAAATCCAAGTATCCATCCTTCAATGGCTACACCAAGAGGCAACGCAAGTGTCCTCCGCAAAGCAGGTCCACCAGCCAAGCCCCTGTCACCAAGCGGAGGTCAAAGAGACAAAACATTCCTCTTGTTGcacccaaagagccagagattaAATTGAAGTATGTGTCCTCCAAGCCGGTCCGGGCTGAAAGAGTCCGCCTCTTCTCCCCATATATTAAGCTGGagagaaaaaatgcctttgttactACTTGCACTGTCGTCAATTCCTCTGGCGACGAGCTGCGGTTATTGAAGGAGAGGAGTGCAGTCCATTCTTCTTCTCCATTGGTCACTTTTTCCAGTCAAGGTTCTCTACCCGTTTCTTCTAGGATGCAGTTGGGACCTCTAGTGTGCAAGTCGGTGAGCTCTGGTTGTCTCCTCTGCTGTCTGTGCCGTTGCCCCGCCAACTATAAAGACTTGGGTGATCTTTGTGGCCCCTATTATCCCATGGACTGTTTACCTAACAAGAAACCAAGGCCTAAGGATAAAGTCAAACCAGAGGACACCTCAACAGAAAAGTCCTCCAAGACTGTAGACTCTCCTTGCACAACAGGGAGTGTGAGGACGTCTTGCACAGACAGTGGAGCTACTGACCTTGTCAAACACAGCAATCTCCGCTGTAGTGCCCGCGCAATGCTCAGGAAGCTGCCCAGCTGTTACTGCTGTAGTAAAAAGACTGAGGGGGCAGACGCTGAGAAGCCCAAGAGGCACCACTGCAGCAAAAGCTCCGAGTCTCATTCACAGGAGCCCGAGACGCAGGAGCACTGGGTCCATGAAGCCTGTGCGGTGTGGACCAGCGGAGTCTACCTGGTGGCGGGAAAACTTTACGGTGTCCATGAAGCTATACAGATGACAGCTTCAGGA CTCTGTCCCAGGTGTCAGAAGCCGGGAGCGACTGTGGGCTGCAACCACAAGGGCTGCACGCAGACCTACCACTACACGTGCGCCACTGAGGCAG GCTGTTTGTTAAACGAAGAGAACTTCTCGTTACGATGTCCTAAACATAAG AGGCACCTGGTGTAA